The Coffea eugenioides isolate CCC68of unplaced genomic scaffold, Ceug_1.0 ScVebR1_313;HRSCAF=966, whole genome shotgun sequence nucleotide sequence gaaaaaaaaaaaagggaatccaaaaaaaaaaaaaaaaaaaaaaacagagaagagTAGAAACTgatgaaaaaaattgaagattgtTGTTAGTTGTAATAGAAAGTCAGCTTGCCCGAATTATGGATTATGTTGAGGATTTGGGTTAATAGTTGGATCCATTTTGCTGATAACTGTTGTGTGTATTCTTGTtctagattagttaacctggaaTTAGAGGCATTGTGTCGGTTTAGATAGCTAACCGGAGGATTGTTTTCTCTGGACTTGAAGCATTGATTCTGTGATATTTATATTTCTTGTATGGCAATTAgttggatagagcaatagccactatcaaatattggtgtttgtttcttgttctcatgcttgaggacaagcatggtttaggtgtggggggaattgatagggtgttaattgttggtattttaattattaattttcccttctatccctgacaaatattgtgttaattgctgatatttactcatatttggtatcgggacttaatttcaggaatgaagcagaaaactaccaaaaaggagggactttatggagaatatggagacttctaagggcttcaatccttaggccttggattggtggggaccacaaagctataagtcatttgggctcttaaaagaaaggaacgtagagagacttgggaGAAGAAGGaattttggagactttgtccacatgtgtggggaccaccagAGAGAGCTTTGAGTCATCtgacttttggctttttaaggggAGGACGTACAGAAGAAAGGGGAcctctagtttagctttttagtttagttctagtttcctttctctggactggcctctgacacacgccaggtgttcgacaatattccccaacgggaaaaacatcttttattccttgctttctagtaaaaacgcaatgcctttgcaatcagTACTTGTGGCTGaattcaactatgaggagtggctaatttcttcatctagtcagaggtAAACTCGAAGCTCTTGGTTTCGACAAGAATGTGGAGATCGAATTTGATTTCCATAgtttctttaatttgcaagtgtTTATATATTCCTGTTCTTATGCTATATGATATATTTTTGCAATAAATACTTTAGATCACTGGTTTTAATTGTGTTGAAGTAATATAACAGCCAACTAAAGTGCTCAGCGTATATGTTGTAATTTAGTGCAATTGTGGCAAGTATATGATCATTGttagtagaaacttttgagtcgTTGTTGCGGAATATATATGATATGAGCAAAATAAACCGGCGTgtggttgttgtttaattggtgGCAGTCTAAGATTAAttgctgtcaataggttaaatctaAGAGCGTGTTTGGACTGCTTAATTGGTCTAGGGCAATAACTACAGACTGTTATGTGGTATCGAATCAGTAGCCGTTTAGGGCAAGTTGTCAAGCTTGTGAAACCATCAAGTCTCATCTAGTACTCGCACACGCATCTCTCTATCTCTGCATGCTGTTGATCAGTGATTCGATACTATAAGTGGAGATTAATAccctttgactagagatttttCCTTCGCGTCACATTTACTTTTATAgtttttaatttgagcaattaaattagacatTCCATATACTTCCCCATTTTTATTAATGTACAGTCATTCAAAAGTAAATCCAAGTCCCTGTGTGTCGACGCTGCTCGCCTGCTCACCTATTCGCCAATTTTGTTTTCACGTAATTTAATACACTTTGTATATCGATCAGCAAACTCGTGCACAGGGTGagctagtaacccattgcagGCTAAGTCCTGCTCCAGTACTCATAGGTGGACTTAATTTCGTGACTAAGAGTATGGAATTTAATTTTTGCATGGGTTTGACACCCACAATACTTGAGTAGATAGAATTAGAGTATACTATTGTACACACACACTCGACTATACAGTGCATTAACACCACCCAATTTCCCATCTAAACAAACCATTCAAAGATTTATTGTGAGTTTGTGGCAttccaagaaaagaagggacCAAAAGCGATTATACCATTGAGGGTAAACTACTTAAAGGGCTCTAAACTATTTCAATTGTCAACTTTGACTAGTGGAGATGGACTAAAGGATCAAAATTTGACATTTTTTATGGTTGATGGACCAAATTGAGACTTGAAATAGATGAGAAGTCAAAACTTAATTATTGAAATAGTTTAGGAACTCCTTAAGTAGTTTATCCATGGAAGGAAAATAACACACTTGGAAGTATTCTTGACCAGGAAATGGAGAACCGGTAAGCATCCACTCCAAGAGAATGGATTGTCTCTATATCTTCCTGTCATGAATGATTCAAAAGCCACATGCTTTAAATGGATTCATTACTTGAAATCTTTAATGTACATCTTCATATCATTCAAGTAAAATGTTAAGGGTAAAGTGAAAGGATATCAGAGTACTGGAGTTGGTAACTTAGTTAATTTGGTACCAGGTAACGATGGTAATGATCAGTGGCTATATCTCCAGTGTCTCCATTGTTTACATTCCCTAATACAATTTGAAACAAAGTAGAAACTTAATCAGATTTCTTTATCCAAAATTGTATAGAAAAAGACCTTGTTATAAGCAGCACTAAAAAATTATCACTATCACCATTTTTATGGACAAAAACATCCCAGTTACTAAGGCTCTTCCCATCTTCAAGAATTGCACCCTCAATCTAAAACCATTGGAGTAGTGTCATGCTAGACAAATTTCAAGAGAA carries:
- the LOC113757584 gene encoding beta-glucosidase 18-like, whose product is MKVTTMLSSSSLLLFILLISANPYARALQEGGNGIEEELEDVKRSYFPTGFLFGVATSSYQIEGAILEDGKSLSNWDVFVHKNGNVNNGDTGDIATDHYHRYLEDIETIHSLGVDAYRFSISWSRILPSVLFSFHG